The Pseudomonas extremaustralis genome contains a region encoding:
- a CDS encoding bifunctional DedA family/phosphatase PAP2 family protein, whose protein sequence is MGQWLDSMTGWLTLNPQWLAVAVFLVACVECLAIAGLIVPGTVLLFAIAALAGSGALSLSETLLLGFLGGLLGDGVSYYLGRHFHQNIRRLPGLRHHPEWMNGAETYFHKYGIASLLVGRFIGPLRPMLPMVAGMCDMPFPRFAAVSIVAAAGWTVAYLLPGWATGAAFRLPLPAGFWPEAGVVAACLAVLLGLSLNSSLRGHRRATLWIGCASLTSLIAVFIGYPHLNDFDQGLSALVQEHRSAWLDEVMVRVTQLGEFKKMLVASAVFTVLLLLARQWRHAVFVAATLAGAALINTGTKLFFARGRPEILSEPLTSFSMPSGHASGAFAFFLALAVLAGRGQPTRLRLTWMLLGCIPAAFIALSRVYLGAHWPTDILAGTLLAMTVCAFSLTACQYRSPLPAMPQKTWWLLLPVLVAVLSFIALSGTSHALLRYAY, encoded by the coding sequence ATGGGCCAATGGCTCGATAGCATGACCGGCTGGCTGACCCTGAACCCACAATGGCTGGCAGTCGCGGTGTTTCTTGTCGCGTGCGTGGAGTGCCTGGCCATTGCCGGGCTGATCGTACCGGGCACGGTCTTGCTGTTCGCCATCGCGGCGCTGGCTGGCAGCGGTGCACTGTCCTTGAGCGAAACCCTGCTGCTGGGTTTCCTCGGCGGGTTATTGGGCGATGGGGTTTCCTACTACCTGGGCCGACATTTCCACCAGAACATCCGACGCCTGCCCGGCTTGCGCCATCACCCTGAATGGATGAACGGCGCGGAGACCTACTTCCACAAGTACGGCATCGCCAGCCTGCTGGTCGGACGTTTCATCGGCCCGCTACGCCCCATGCTGCCGATGGTGGCGGGCATGTGCGACATGCCATTCCCACGCTTCGCGGCGGTCAGCATTGTCGCGGCGGCGGGCTGGACGGTGGCGTATCTGCTGCCGGGCTGGGCGACCGGTGCCGCGTTCCGTCTGCCGTTGCCGGCAGGTTTCTGGCCGGAAGCCGGCGTTGTCGCGGCCTGCCTCGCGGTGCTGCTGGGCCTGAGCTTGAACAGCAGCCTGCGCGGCCATCGTCGCGCCACCTTGTGGATCGGTTGCGCCAGCCTGACCTCGCTGATCGCAGTGTTTATCGGCTACCCCCACTTGAACGACTTCGATCAGGGCCTCAGCGCCCTGGTGCAGGAACACCGCAGCGCGTGGCTGGATGAGGTGATGGTGCGGGTGACCCAACTGGGTGAATTCAAGAAGATGCTCGTCGCAAGCGCCGTGTTTACCGTGCTGCTCTTGCTGGCGCGCCAATGGCGGCACGCCGTGTTCGTCGCCGCCACCCTGGCCGGTGCGGCACTCATCAACACCGGGACCAAACTGTTTTTCGCCCGTGGTCGCCCGGAAATCCTCAGCGAGCCGCTGACCAGTTTCAGCATGCCCAGCGGCCACGCTTCCGGGGCGTTCGCGTTTTTCCTGGCGCTGGCGGTGCTGGCCGGGCGCGGACAGCCCACGCGGTTGCGCCTGACCTGGATGCTGCTGGGCTGTATTCCCGCGGCCTTCATTGCCCTGTCACGGGTCTATCTTGGCGCCCACTGGCCCACCGACATCCTGGCCGGCACGCTGCTGGCGATGACCGTGTGTGCATTCAGTCTGACGGCCTGCCAGTACCGCAGCCCGCTGCCGGCCATGCCGCAAAAGACCTGGTGGCTGCTGTTACCGGTGTTGGTCGCGGTACTCAGCTTTATTGCGCTGAGCGGTACATCCCATGCATTGCTGCGCTACGCCTATTAG
- a CDS encoding DNA-3-methyladenine glycosylase, whose translation MPSPSLQRPASALPDCFFDRDAQLLARELLGKVIRHRVGEIWLSARIIETEAYYLAEKGSHASLGYTEKRKALFLDGGHIYMYYARGGDSLNFSAHGPGNAVLIKSAYPWLDETSGPASLAQMLLNNPHADGRPRPSQKLCAGQTLLCKALGLKVPMWDAKRFDPARLYVEDVGQTPTQIIQTTRLGIPGGRDEHLMYRFVDAGYAPYCTRNPLRRGQVEGRDYFLI comes from the coding sequence ATGCCCAGCCCTTCGCTGCAACGCCCCGCCAGCGCCCTGCCCGACTGCTTCTTCGACCGCGATGCGCAATTACTCGCACGGGAATTGCTCGGAAAAGTCATACGCCATCGTGTCGGCGAAATCTGGCTTTCAGCGCGAATCATTGAAACCGAAGCCTATTACCTGGCCGAAAAAGGCAGTCACGCGTCACTCGGCTACACAGAAAAGCGTAAGGCTTTGTTTCTGGATGGCGGTCATATCTATATGTACTACGCCCGTGGCGGCGATTCGCTGAACTTCAGCGCCCACGGCCCGGGCAATGCGGTGCTGATCAAATCGGCCTATCCGTGGCTCGATGAAACCTCGGGCCCGGCCAGCCTGGCGCAGATGCTGCTGAACAATCCGCATGCCGACGGCCGGCCGCGCCCCTCGCAAAAGCTCTGCGCCGGCCAGACCTTGCTGTGCAAGGCATTGGGCCTGAAGGTGCCGATGTGGGATGCCAAGCGCTTCGACCCGGCGCGGCTGTATGTCGAGGATGTCGGCCAGACCCCGACGCAGATTATCCAGACCACGCGCCTGGGCATTCCCGGCGGCCGTGATGAGCACCTGATGTACCGCTTCGTCGACGCCGGCTACGCGCCCTATTGCACGCGGAACCCGCTGCGCCGGGGCCAGGTCGAAGGCCGCGATTACTTTCTGATTTGA
- a CDS encoding glutamate-5-semialdehyde dehydrogenase — translation MTESVLDYMTRLGRAARQASRLIARASTAQKNRALLAAADALDASRSELTAANELDLANGRANGLEPALLDRLALTQARIDDMIEGLRQVAKLPDPIGEIRDMRYLPSGIQVGKMRVPLGVIGIIYESRPNVTIDAASLCLKSGNATILRGGSEAIHSNRAIAACIQQGLAVAELPAEVVQVVETTDRAAVGALITMPEFVDVIVPRGGKSLIERVSRDAKVPVIKHLDGVCHVYIDIAADIDKAIRIADNAKTHRYAPCNTMETLLVHVGIADRVLPPLAAIYRDKGVELRGCERTRALLGADVIEATEQDWYTEYTAPILSIRIVDDLDQAIEHINKYGSKHTDAIVTEHFSDARRFLNEVDSASVMVNASTRFADGFEYGLGAEIGISTDKLHARGPVGLEGLTSEKYVVFGDGHVRT, via the coding sequence ATGACTGAGTCCGTTCTTGACTACATGACCCGCCTGGGTCGCGCTGCCCGTCAGGCCTCGCGGTTGATCGCCCGTGCGAGCACCGCGCAGAAGAACCGTGCCCTGCTGGCTGCCGCCGATGCTCTGGATGCCTCGCGCTCCGAGTTGACCGCCGCCAACGAACTGGACCTGGCCAACGGCCGCGCCAATGGCCTGGAGCCGGCCTTGCTGGACCGCCTGGCGCTGACCCAGGCACGTATCGACGACATGATCGAAGGCCTGCGTCAGGTGGCCAAGCTGCCCGACCCCATCGGTGAAATCCGCGACATGCGTTACCTGCCGTCCGGCATTCAGGTCGGCAAGATGCGCGTGCCCCTGGGCGTGATCGGCATCATCTATGAGTCGCGTCCGAACGTGACCATCGACGCCGCGAGCCTGTGCCTCAAGTCCGGCAACGCCACCATCCTGCGTGGCGGTTCCGAGGCGATCCATTCCAACCGTGCCATTGCCGCCTGCATCCAGCAGGGCCTGGCCGTGGCCGAACTGCCCGCCGAAGTGGTGCAAGTGGTGGAAACCACCGACCGCGCCGCCGTTGGCGCGCTGATTACCATGCCCGAATTCGTCGACGTGATCGTGCCGCGCGGTGGCAAGAGCCTGATCGAACGGGTCAGCCGTGATGCCAAGGTGCCGGTGATCAAGCACCTGGACGGCGTGTGCCACGTCTACATCGACATCGCCGCCGATATCGACAAGGCGATCCGCATCGCCGACAACGCCAAGACCCACCGTTACGCCCCGTGCAACACCATGGAAACCCTGCTGGTGCACGTCGGCATTGCCGATCGCGTGCTGCCGCCGCTGGCTGCCATCTACCGCGACAAGGGCGTGGAGCTGCGTGGTTGCGAGCGCACCCGTGCACTGCTCGGCGCGGACGTGATCGAGGCAACCGAACAAGACTGGTACACCGAGTACACGGCGCCGATCCTGTCGATCCGCATCGTCGACGACCTGGACCAGGCCATCGAACACATCAACAAGTACGGCTCCAAGCACACCGATGCCATTGTTACCGAGCATTTCAGCGATGCCCGGCGTTTCCTCAACGAAGTGGATTCCGCTTCGGTGATGGTCAACGCCTCGACGCGTTTTGCCGACGGCTTCGAGTATGGCCTGGGGGCGGAGATCGGTATCTCCACCGACAAGCTCCATGCACGTGGCCCGGTTGGCCTGGAAGGCTTGACCAGCGAGAAGTACGTGGTATTCGGCGATGGTCATGTGCGCACTTGA
- the nadD gene encoding nicotinate-nucleotide adenylyltransferase, whose product MAKRIGLLGGTFDPVHIGHLRSALEVADALALDELRLTPNARPPHRDMPQVSAQQRLEMVRVAVAGVAPLVVDDRELKRDKPSYTVDTLELMRAELAADDQLFLLLGWDAFCGLPSWHRWEELLQHCHILVLQRPDADSEPPDALRNLLAARSVSDPLALTGPSGNIAFVWQTPLAVSATQIRQLLASGKSVRFLVPDAVLAYIDAHGLYRASN is encoded by the coding sequence ATGGCTAAACGCATCGGGCTGCTCGGCGGTACCTTCGACCCCGTACACATCGGCCATTTGCGCAGCGCCCTGGAAGTCGCGGATGCCCTCGCGCTGGATGAGTTGCGCCTGACACCCAATGCCCGGCCACCCCATCGCGACATGCCGCAGGTGTCCGCGCAGCAACGTCTGGAAATGGTGCGCGTGGCTGTCGCCGGTGTAGCGCCGCTGGTGGTGGATGACCGCGAGCTCAAGCGCGATAAACCGTCCTACACTGTTGACACCCTGGAACTGATGCGCGCCGAGTTGGCCGCCGATGACCAGTTGTTTCTGCTTTTGGGCTGGGACGCATTTTGCGGCCTGCCCTCTTGGCATCGCTGGGAGGAACTCCTCCAGCATTGCCACATCCTGGTTTTGCAACGCCCGGATGCCGACAGCGAACCGCCGGATGCCCTGCGCAACCTGCTGGCCGCGCGGTCGGTAAGTGACCCCTTGGCCCTGACCGGACCGAGCGGGAATATTGCATTCGTCTGGCAGACCCCGCTTGCGGTGTCCGCCACCCAGATCCGTCAACTGCTGGCCAGCGGGAAGTCGGTACGTTTCCTGGTGCCTGACGCGGTCCTGGCCTACATCGATGCGCACGGGCTTTACCGTGCGTCGAACTGA
- the rsfS gene encoding ribosome silencing factor, with product MTNKDVSKVKRKGTFKSAPLPVEAHVGPELAGEELVKVAVAALEDVKAQDIQVLDVRDKQSITDFMIIATGTSNRQIGAMLDKVREAVKAQGVKPLGEEGKGDSDWVLLDMDDVIVHMMTSNARQFYDLERLWKGAEQSRAADGKHHSPEVGHAHFDKLNKDQE from the coding sequence ATGACGAACAAAGACGTAAGCAAAGTTAAACGCAAAGGCACGTTCAAAAGCGCGCCACTGCCGGTCGAAGCCCATGTCGGCCCGGAACTGGCTGGCGAAGAGCTGGTGAAAGTGGCCGTTGCCGCCCTGGAAGACGTGAAGGCCCAGGACATCCAGGTCCTGGACGTGCGCGACAAGCAGAGCATCACCGACTTCATGATCATCGCCACCGGTACCTCCAACCGCCAGATCGGCGCGATGCTGGACAAGGTTCGCGAAGCCGTCAAAGCCCAAGGCGTGAAGCCGCTGGGTGAAGAAGGCAAGGGCGACAGCGACTGGGTGCTGCTGGACATGGACGACGTGATCGTTCACATGATGACGTCCAACGCCCGCCAGTTCTACGACCTGGAACGCCTGTGGAAAGGCGCCGAGCAGAGCCGTGCCGCCGATGGCAAGCACCACAGCCCGGAAGTGGGCCACGCGCACTTCGACAAGCTCAACAAAGACCAGGAATAA
- the rlmH gene encoding 23S rRNA (pseudouridine(1915)-N(3))-methyltransferase RlmH produces MRLRLIAVGSRMPKWVEEGWHEYAKRLPAELSLELVEIPLNTRGKNADVARFIRQEGEAMLAKVGPNERIVTLEVHGKPWSTEQLAVELDRWRLDSRTVNFMVGGPEGLAPEVCARADQRWSLSALTLPHPLVRILIGEQLYRAWTVLSGHPYHK; encoded by the coding sequence GTGCGCCTGCGTCTGATTGCTGTCGGTTCACGCATGCCCAAGTGGGTGGAAGAAGGCTGGCATGAATATGCCAAGCGCCTGCCCGCTGAGCTGTCGCTGGAACTGGTGGAAATACCGCTCAACACCCGGGGCAAGAATGCCGATGTGGCGCGCTTTATCCGTCAGGAAGGCGAAGCCATGCTGGCCAAGGTCGGCCCCAACGAGCGCATCGTCACCCTTGAAGTGCACGGCAAACCCTGGAGCACCGAGCAACTGGCGGTGGAACTGGATCGCTGGCGCCTGGACTCGCGGACGGTCAACTTCATGGTCGGCGGCCCCGAGGGGCTGGCGCCGGAAGTCTGCGCACGGGCGGACCAACGCTGGTCGCTGTCGGCGCTGACGTTGCCGCACCCGTTGGTAAGGATTCTGATCGGTGAACAGCTGTATCGCGCCTGGACAGTTCTGTCCGGGCACCCTTACCACAAATAG
- the mrdA gene encoding penicillin-binding protein 2 encodes MTQPIRIKDHEKDARLVRSRVVFGAIMVVTLIGVLIARLYFLQVIQYDYHSTLSENNRVHVQPIPPTRGLIFDRNGVVVADNRPSFSLSMTRERSGDWQQVLDVIVEVLQLTPEDRVIFEKRMKQGRRPFEPVPILFELTEEQIARIAVNQFRLPGVEVVAQLVRHYPQGPHFAHSVGYMGRINEKELKSLDPVNYSGTHHIGKTGIERFYEPELHGQVGYEEVETNARGRVLRVLKRTDPVPGKDIVLSLDIKLQEAAEMALGGRRGAVVALDPKTGEVLAMVSQPSFDPNLFVTGISFKAYAELRDSIDRPLFNRVLRGLYPPGSTIKPAVAIAGLDAGVVTASSRVFDPGYYMLPNYDHKYRNWNRTGDGYVDLDTAIMRSNDTYFYDLAHKLGIDRLSAYMGKFGLGQKVSLDMFEESPGLMPSREWKRATRRQAWFPGETLILGIGQGYMQATPLQLAQATALVANKGVWNRPHLAKTIEGEKPVDENPIPDIVLRDPSDWTKVNHGMQQVMHGARGTARKAAIGAQYRIAGKSGTAQVVAIKQGEKYDRSKVQERHRDHALFVGFAPADDPKIVVAVMVENGESGSGVAAPVVRQVMDAWLLTDDGRLKPEYGGPPSSTEVTASEE; translated from the coding sequence ATGACTCAGCCGATCCGCATCAAGGACCACGAGAAAGACGCACGTCTGGTGCGCTCGCGCGTGGTATTTGGCGCGATCATGGTGGTGACGCTGATCGGGGTGTTGATCGCTCGCCTGTATTTCCTACAGGTGATCCAGTACGACTATCACTCCACGCTGTCGGAAAACAACCGGGTGCATGTGCAGCCAATCCCGCCGACCCGTGGGCTGATTTTCGACCGCAACGGCGTGGTGGTCGCGGATAACCGTCCCAGCTTCAGCCTGAGCATGACCCGCGAGCGCTCTGGCGATTGGCAGCAGGTCCTCGATGTAATCGTCGAAGTGCTGCAGTTGACCCCGGAAGATCGGGTGATCTTCGAGAAACGCATGAAGCAGGGGCGCCGGCCATTCGAGCCGGTGCCGATCCTGTTCGAGCTGACCGAGGAGCAGATCGCGCGGATCGCGGTGAACCAGTTCCGCCTGCCGGGTGTGGAAGTGGTGGCGCAACTGGTGCGCCACTATCCCCAAGGGCCGCACTTTGCCCACTCTGTCGGCTACATGGGGCGGATCAACGAGAAAGAGCTGAAAAGCCTCGATCCGGTCAATTACAGCGGCACCCACCATATCGGCAAAACCGGCATCGAGCGTTTCTACGAGCCCGAGCTGCACGGCCAGGTGGGTTACGAAGAAGTCGAGACCAATGCCCGTGGCCGCGTGCTGCGGGTGCTCAAGCGTACCGATCCGGTGCCGGGCAAGGACATTGTGCTGAGCCTGGACATCAAGTTGCAGGAAGCGGCCGAGATGGCCCTGGGCGGGCGGCGTGGTGCGGTGGTAGCCCTGGACCCGAAGACCGGCGAAGTGCTGGCCATGGTCAGTCAGCCGAGCTTCGACCCCAACCTGTTCGTCACCGGGATCAGCTTCAAGGCCTATGCCGAGCTGCGTGACTCCATCGACCGCCCGCTGTTCAACCGTGTGCTGCGCGGTCTGTATCCGCCCGGTTCGACCATCAAGCCGGCGGTGGCGATTGCCGGCCTGGATGCGGGCGTGGTCACGGCCTCCAGTCGTGTGTTCGACCCCGGCTACTACATGCTGCCCAACTACGATCACAAATACCGCAACTGGAACCGCACCGGTGACGGCTATGTCGACCTGGACACCGCGATCATGCGCTCCAACGACACCTACTTCTACGACCTGGCCCACAAGCTGGGGATCGATCGCCTGTCGGCCTACATGGGCAAGTTCGGCCTGGGTCAGAAAGTGTCCCTGGACATGTTCGAAGAATCCCCAGGCCTGATGCCTTCGCGGGAATGGAAGCGGGCGACCCGTCGCCAGGCCTGGTTCCCCGGTGAAACCCTGATTCTCGGTATCGGCCAGGGCTATATGCAGGCCACGCCGCTGCAACTGGCCCAGGCCACGGCGCTGGTGGCCAACAAAGGCGTCTGGAACCGCCCGCACCTGGCCAAGACCATCGAAGGCGAAAAGCCGGTGGATGAAAACCCGATCCCGGACATCGTGCTGCGCGACCCGTCGGACTGGACCAAAGTCAACCACGGCATGCAGCAAGTGATGCACGGCGCGCGTGGCACCGCGCGCAAGGCCGCGATCGGCGCGCAGTACCGCATTGCCGGCAAGAGCGGTACCGCCCAGGTGGTCGCGATCAAGCAGGGCGAAAAATATGACCGTTCCAAAGTCCAGGAACGCCACCGCGACCACGCCTTGTTTGTCGGCTTCGCTCCGGCGGACGATCCGAAAATCGTGGTGGCGGTGATGGTCGAGAACGGCGAGTCCGGTTCCGGCGTCGCCGCGCCGGTGGTGCGCCAGGTGATGGACGCCTGGCTGCTGACCGACGACGGCAGGCTCAAACCCGAATATGGCGGCCCCCCTTCAAGCACCGAGGTTACGGCCAGTGAAGAGTAA
- the rodA gene encoding rod shape-determining protein RodA: MRRRATLLQRMHIDGPLLILLLTLAAGSLFVLYSASGKNWDLLIKQASSFGLGLLSMVVIAQLEPRFMARWVPLGYVAGVLLLVVVDVMGHNAMGATRWINIPGVIRFQPSEFMKILMPATIAWYLSKRTLPPQLKHVGISLILIGVPFILIVRQPDLGTSLLILAGGAFVLFMGGLRWRWILSVLAAAVPVAVAMWFFFMHDYQKQRILTFLDPESDPLGTGWNIIQSKAAIGSGGVFGKGWLLGTQSHLDFLPESHTDFIIAVMGEEFGLVGICALLLIYLLLIGRGLVITAQAQTLFGKLLAGSLTMTFFVYVFVNIGMVSGLLPVVGVPLPFISYGGTSLVTLLSAFGVLMSIHTHRKWIAQV, translated from the coding sequence ATGCGTCGTCGCGCGACGTTGCTGCAGCGCATGCACATCGATGGCCCGTTGCTGATCCTGCTGCTGACCCTGGCCGCCGGCAGCCTGTTCGTGCTGTATTCGGCCAGCGGCAAGAACTGGGACCTGCTAATCAAGCAAGCGTCGTCGTTCGGCCTGGGGCTGTTGTCGATGGTGGTGATCGCCCAGTTGGAGCCGCGTTTCATGGCGCGCTGGGTGCCCTTGGGTTATGTCGCTGGCGTATTGCTGCTGGTGGTGGTCGACGTGATGGGCCACAACGCCATGGGCGCGACCCGCTGGATCAACATTCCAGGGGTGATTCGCTTCCAGCCGTCGGAATTCATGAAGATCCTGATGCCCGCGACTATCGCCTGGTACCTGTCCAAGCGCACCCTGCCGCCGCAGCTCAAGCACGTGGGGATCAGCCTGATCCTGATTGGCGTGCCGTTCATCCTGATCGTGCGCCAGCCGGACCTCGGCACGTCGCTGTTGATCCTGGCGGGCGGGGCGTTCGTGCTGTTCATGGGTGGCCTGCGCTGGCGCTGGATCCTCAGCGTGCTCGCCGCCGCCGTGCCGGTGGCGGTGGCGATGTGGTTCTTCTTTATGCATGACTACCAGAAGCAGCGAATCCTGACCTTCCTCGACCCTGAGAGCGACCCGCTGGGTACCGGCTGGAACATCATCCAGTCGAAGGCGGCCATCGGTTCCGGCGGTGTATTTGGTAAGGGCTGGTTACTGGGCACCCAGTCGCACCTGGACTTTTTGCCCGAGAGCCACACCGACTTCATCATTGCGGTAATGGGCGAAGAGTTTGGCCTGGTGGGCATTTGCGCGCTATTACTGATTTATCTGCTGTTGATCGGTCGCGGCCTGGTGATCACTGCCCAGGCGCAGACCTTGTTCGGTAAATTGCTCGCCGGCAGCCTGACCATGACTTTTTTTGTTTACGTTTTCGTCAACATCGGTATGGTCAGTGGCCTGCTGCCGGTGGTGGGGGTGCCGTTGCCATTCATTAGCTACGGCGGAACTTCGCTGGTGACCTTGCTGTCAGCGTTTGGGGTTTTGATGTCGATTCATACGCATCGCAAGTGGATCGCTCAGGTTTGA
- the mltB gene encoding lytic murein transglycosylase B, with protein sequence MQVMRGWATRHASWMGLIGLLGATQEALAGDYDGSPQVAEFVGEMTRDYGFAGEQLMGVFREAQRKQAILDAISRPAERVKQWKDYRPMFLTDARVARGVDFWRQHEAVLARAEQEYGVPAQVIVAIIGIETFYGRNTGSYRVIDALSTLGFDYPPRADFFRKELREFLLLAREEQVDPLTLKGSYAGAMGLPQFMPSSFRAYAVDFDGDGHINIWSNPDDAIGSVASYFKRHGWVSGEPVVVRAEVTGERADEGLTQGIEPAKTVGELRALGWSSQNAPRDDVPVTAFRLDGENGPEYWMGLNNFYAITRYNRSVMYAMAVHQLSDMLVQARGTK encoded by the coding sequence ATGCAAGTAATGCGCGGCTGGGCGACTCGGCATGCGTCCTGGATGGGCCTGATTGGGCTGCTGGGGGCAACGCAAGAGGCGCTGGCCGGTGACTACGATGGCTCGCCCCAGGTCGCCGAATTCGTCGGTGAAATGACCCGCGACTACGGTTTCGCCGGTGAACAGCTGATGGGCGTGTTCCGCGAGGCCCAGCGCAAGCAGGCGATCCTCGACGCCATTTCCCGTCCGGCCGAGCGCGTGAAGCAGTGGAAGGACTATCGCCCGATGTTCCTCACCGATGCCCGCGTGGCCCGGGGTGTGGACTTCTGGCGCCAGCACGAGGCCGTACTGGCCCGCGCCGAGCAGGAATACGGCGTGCCAGCCCAGGTGATTGTGGCGATTATCGGCATCGAAACCTTCTACGGGCGCAACACCGGCAGCTATCGGGTGATCGATGCGCTGTCGACCCTGGGCTTCGATTACCCGCCACGCGCCGATTTCTTCCGCAAGGAGCTGCGCGAATTCCTGTTGCTGGCCCGTGAAGAGCAGGTCGATCCGTTGACCCTCAAGGGTTCCTACGCGGGGGCCATGGGCCTGCCGCAGTTCATGCCGAGCAGCTTCCGCGCCTATGCGGTGGACTTCGACGGCGATGGCCACATCAATATCTGGAGCAATCCCGACGACGCCATCGGCAGCGTCGCCAGCTACTTCAAGCGCCACGGCTGGGTGTCCGGCGAACCGGTGGTCGTGCGTGCCGAGGTTACCGGGGAACGCGCCGACGAAGGCCTGACCCAAGGCATCGAGCCGGCCAAGACGGTCGGGGAGTTGCGGGCGCTGGGCTGGTCGAGTCAGAATGCGCCACGCGATGATGTGCCGGTGACGGCGTTCCGTCTCGACGGCGAAAACGGCCCTGAATACTGGATGGGCCTGAACAATTTCTACGCAATCACGCGTTATAACCGCAGTGTGATGTACGCCATGGCCGTGCATCAGCTGTCAGACATGCTGGTCCAAGCACGGGGCACCAAGTAA
- a CDS encoding septal ring lytic transglycosylase RlpA family protein produces MRASLFNKPLKLVAFAALSLLVVSCSTSRGPTQKYGGTAVRSQPGLDINRAHKDGAPWWDVDVSKIPDATPTLHTGAYKANPYTVLGKTYFPLQDSKTYVQSGTASWYGTKFHGQNTANGEVYDLYGMSAAHKTLPLPSYVRVTNLDNNRTVILRVNDRGPFYSDRIIDLSYAAAKKLGYAETGTARVKVEGIDPAQYWAQRGKPAPLMLNEPQTPQPQITASAGKIEQWTPPPAQHAPDTVAVPKSAPGSSMAGGQYLQVGAFANPDAAELLRSKLSSMVNAPVFISSIVRNQQTLHRVRMGPIGSPSEVAQVQNSVRLANLGQPSVVTAE; encoded by the coding sequence ATGCGGGCATCGCTGTTCAATAAACCGCTCAAGCTGGTGGCGTTTGCCGCGTTGTCCTTGCTGGTTGTCAGTTGTTCCACCAGCCGTGGCCCGACGCAGAAGTACGGTGGCACCGCCGTCCGTTCCCAGCCGGGACTGGATATCAACCGTGCGCATAAAGATGGCGCGCCGTGGTGGGATGTCGACGTGTCGAAAATCCCGGATGCCACGCCGACCCTGCATACCGGTGCGTACAAGGCCAACCCCTATACCGTACTGGGCAAGACCTACTTCCCGCTGCAGGACTCCAAGACCTACGTGCAATCGGGCACAGCGTCCTGGTACGGCACCAAGTTCCATGGCCAGAACACCGCCAACGGCGAAGTGTATGACCTGTACGGCATGAGCGCGGCCCACAAGACCTTGCCGCTGCCCAGCTATGTGCGGGTCACCAACCTAGACAACAATCGCACGGTGATCCTGCGGGTCAACGACCGTGGGCCGTTCTATTCGGACCGGATCATCGACTTGTCCTACGCTGCCGCGAAGAAACTCGGTTATGCCGAAACCGGCACCGCACGGGTCAAGGTCGAAGGTATCGACCCAGCGCAGTATTGGGCCCAGCGCGGCAAACCGGCGCCGTTGATGCTCAATGAACCGCAGACGCCACAGCCGCAAATCACCGCGTCGGCCGGCAAGATCGAGCAGTGGACACCTCCGCCGGCACAACATGCGCCGGACACCGTGGCCGTGCCCAAGTCGGCACCCGGCAGTTCGATGGCCGGCGGGCAATACCTGCAGGTCGGCGCTTTCGCCAACCCGGATGCGGCAGAACTGTTAAGGTCCAAGCTCAGCAGCATGGTCAACGCGCCCGTATTTATCAGTTCCATCGTGCGTAACCAGCAAACCCTGCACCGTGTGCGCATGGGCCCGATCGGCTCGCCGAGCGAGGTCGCGCAAGTGCAGAACAGCGTGCGCCTGGCCAACCTGGGGCAACCCAGCGTCGTCACCGCAGAATAA